The genomic stretch CGCGAGCAGCTCGACAACCTGATCTTCGTCGTGAACTGCAACCTGCAACGCCTGGACGGGCCCGTCCGGGGGAACGGCAAGATTATTCAGGAGCTCGAAGCGACCTTCCGTGGCGCGGGATGGAACGTCATCAAGGTTGTATGGGGATCGAAGTGGGACGACCTGCTCGCCCGAGACGTCGACGGGGTCCTGCTCAACAAGATGAACACATCGGTCGACGGCGAGTACCAGAAGTACGCCACCGAGAACGGCGCCTACATCCGGGAGCATTTCTTCGGTCCCGACCCGAGGCTGCGCGCCCTGGTGGAGCACCTATCGGACGACGACCTTCGCAACCTTCCCCGAGGCGGTCACGACTACCGCAAGCTGTACGCCGCGTACAAGGCAGCCACGGAGACGACGGGCCAGCCGACGGTGATCCTGGCGAAGACGATCAAGGGTTGGACCCTGGGCCCGGAGATAGAGGCCCGCAACTCGACCCACCAGATCAAGAAGATGAACGCAGCGCAGCTGAAGCTGCTCCGCGACCGCCTCTATCTCGATGAGGAGATACCGGACTCGGCGCTGGAGAAGGGTGAGCCGCCGTTCTTCCGGCCCGCGCCCGACTCGCCCGAGTACCAGTACATGGTCGAACGGCGCCGCGCTCTGAACGGTTCGCTTCCGCACCGGCTGGTCCGCTCCAAGCCACTGCCGGCCCCCGCCGAGAAGGCCCTTGCCGAGTTCGACACAGGCTCCGGCAAGCGCGCGGTCTCGACGACGATGGCCTTCGCCGTCATGTTGCGCAACCTTCTGCGCGACAAGGGCGTCGGCCAGCGGGTCGTGCCGATAATCCCGGACGAGGCGAGGACGTTCGGCCTGGACGCGCTGTTCAAGGAGATGAAGATCTACGCTCCCATGGGTCAGCTCTACGAGCCCGTCGACTCGAAGCTGATGCTCTCCTACATGGAGGCGAAGGACGGTCAGATCCTCGAGGAAGGGATCAGCGAGGCGGGGGGGATGGCCGACTTCACAGCCGCGGGGACCTCCTACGCGACGTGGGGACAGCCGATGATCCCGTTCTTCATCTTCTATTCGATGTTCGGGTTCCAGCGCGTCGGCGACCTGATCTGGGCGTTCGGCGACATGCGCGGGCGCGGGTTCCTACTTGGGGCGACCGCGGGGCGCACCACCCTCCTCGGCGAGGGGCTCCAGCACGACGACGGGCACTCGCTCGTGCTCGCCTCCGCGGTGCCCAACCTTCAGGCGTACGACCCTGCTTTCGCCTTCGAGGTGGCGGCGATCATCGACGACGGGATCCGCCGGATGTACGGCCCCGATCCCGAGGACATCTTCTACTACCTGACCCTCTACAACGAGAACTATCAGATGCCGCCCAAGCCGGACGGTATCCACGACGGCATCTTGCGGGGCCTCTACCGCTTCGCGGCAGCGCCCGAAGGTCCGCCGCGGCGGGCGACGATCCTCTTCTCGGGCAGCGCATCCCAGGCGGCGCTGGAGGCGCAGCGCGTTCTTGCCGAGCAGCACGACGTCGCGGCCGAGCTTTGGTCGGCGACCAGCTACAAGGCCCTGCGCGAAGACGCGTTGTCGGTCGAGCGCTGGAACCGGCTGCACCCGAGTCTCCAGCCACGCGTTCCGTACGTTACGGAGGCCCTCGGAGGGGCTGAGGGCCCGATCGTGGCGGTGACCGACTTCATGAAGGCCGTGCCGGATCAGGTCGCCAGATGGGTTCCGGGACACTTCATCCCGCTCGGCACCGACGGCTTCGGGTTGTCGGACACGCGGGAGGCCCTGCGCCGGCACTTCGAGACCGACGCCGCTCACGTGGTGGTCGCGGTCCTCGACGGCCTGTTGACGACCGGCGAGGCGAAGGCCAAGGAAGTCGAAGACGCCATCGCCCGCTACGGCATCGACGCCGATGCTCCCGATCCGAGGCTCAGCTAGAGAAGTTAGGCTTCGCCCATGGCCACGCTTCACCTGTCGGGGGACGCCGAAGCGGACAAGCTGCTGAGCGAGGATCCGCTGGCCCTGCTGATCGGGATGGTCCTGGACCAGCAGATCCCGCTCGAACGGGCATTCAGCTCACCGAAGGATCTCAAGGACCGCCTCGGTGGACGTCTCGATGCCGCCGAGATAGCCGACATGGACCCGGATCGGCTGTCGGCGGTGTTCTCGGAGCGACCGGCCCTTCACCGCTTCCCGGCGGCGAATGCGAAGCGAGTCCAGGATCTGTGCCGCATCGTGGTCGACGGCTACGAGGGTTCGGCGTCGAATGTCTGGACGACGGCGGCCACGGGAGACGAGCTGCTGAAGAGGGTCCGCTCGCTGCCGGGGTTCGGCGAGCAGAAGGCTCGCATCTTCGTGGCGTTGCTCGCCAAGCAAATGGGCGTGCGCCCGAAGGGCTGGCAAGCCGCGGCAGGGAAATTCGGTGAGAAAGGCAGCTTCCTGTCGGTTGCGGACATCACGGACGGCGTCTCGCTCGGCAAGGTGAGGGCGTACAAGCAACAGATGAAGGCGGCGGCCAGGGCAGCCGCTTCGGCGCCTTAGCGCGTGGAGGTCATCGCCAACGGCGATCCTGTAAGGCTCGCGGACGCGGCCACACTCCCCGAACTCTTCGAAGCAATGGGAGTCGGGTCGAAGTGGGTGATCGTCGAGCTCAACGGCGAGCCCGTCGAGCGCTCGCAGATGCCGTCGACGGTGCTTCACGAGGGGGATCGGGTCGAGCTCGTCAGGGCGGTCGCAGGTGGATGACGCTCGGCAGCGTCCGGCGGTAACTGCCCTGGAAGGGCGGCGCCTCTACCTGTGCACCGCCGACCGGCCGGACCTGGAGGACTTCCTGAGGGAGTGCATCCGCGGTGGAGTCGACGTCGTGCAGTTGCGCGACAAGCGCCTCGACGCTCGCGACCTGATCAGCCGTGCCGAGCGCGCCATGGCAGTGTGCGCGGAGCACGGCGTGCCGTTCGTCCTCAACGACCGTCCCGATCTCGCCCTCGCGGCGGGGGCCGACGGAGTTCATGTCGGCCAGGACGACACGCCACCGGCGGTAGCCCGGCAGATTCTCGGGCCCGACGCCATCGTCGGTCTTTCCACCCACGCACTCTCCGAATGGGCGGCCGCCGAGAGCGAACCGGTCGACTATCTCTCCGCCGGTCCGGTGACCCCGACACCGACGAAACCGGGCCGTCCCGGCACCGGCGTGGGGTACCTGAGGGAAGTCGCGTCGACGCCCCAGGGCCGCCTCGACGGGAGACCCTGGTTCGTCACCGGTGGAGTGACCCCCGAGACGATCCCCGCCATGGCCGCCGCCGGAGCGCGGCGATTCGTCGTGGTCAGGTACCTGACCGAATCCGGCGAACCGCAGAGTGCCGCACGGGCGCTGCGGAAAGTGATCGACGAGCAAGCCGGCTGGGGCCCGGCGGTCTGCGAACCTCTTTAGAGGTGCTGCCGGTCCAGCCACCCGATGAGGATGGCGATGGCGCGCGGGTCATGGCGGAGACGGTGCGCCGCGCCTGGCAGCACCCGTAGCTCGACCTCGCCTCCTGCGGCGTCCGCAAGCGCCCTCGCGTCGAGCACCTGGATGACCTCGTCGTTGGCACCGTGGACCAGCAGGATCGGGCGTGGCGGGATCTTGCCGATGAGGCTCAGGGGCCGCACCTCCCGCAGTTCGCGTGCCCACGCGTCGAGGTCGGGTGGGAAGTTCGGGTCGCGGATGACCCCTACCGCTCGTGCCTGGGCGACGAACCTGCGGGCGTCCGCAGCCCTTTCCCCGAAGTCCGCCGGAGCCGCGAAGGCAGCCACACCGCGCACGCGCGGATCCTCGCCCGCGGCACAGATCGCGAGCGCGCCTCCTGCCGCGAACCCGCACAACCACGCGCCGTCCACACCCGGCGCGCTCAGCAGCGCGTCGGTGGCGGCCTTGAGGTCGGCCAGCCAGCCACCAAGCGAGAAGTTGCCAGTCGACTGCGAGGTGCCGCGGAAGCTGAACGTCAACACAACCCAGCCGGTGTCCGCGGCGAGCCGGTCCGCCAGTTCCTCGAACCCGCGGCTCGAGACCGTGCTGTCGTTGGACTCCGACGGGAAGCCGTGGCAGAGCACGAGCCCGTGACGGCCGGCGCCTCCGGCAGCAGAGGGGGCGGGACGCGCCAAGTAAGCGGCCAGCGTGGCGTCGCCTGATTCGATCGAGAAGGCGCCGCTCGGGGAAGTCACCCGTTCACTCTCGCGCACGGTCGACCTCGGCGTAGAGAGAGGCGAGGGGCCGCCCTGAGGCGACCCCTCGCTCGATCTTGCTGGATTGCAGGGCGCTTCCTTACGCGCCGGGCGGGACCGGCTCCCGGCCGGAGAACACCCCGGGTAGCTGGCTCGGATTCACCAGGTGGTCCAGGCGCCGCCTAGCGGCCAGACACCTCCGAGGTCCCAAATCGTTGACTGCTCAGCTGGACCACCTCCTTTCCTCGGTGACACGAATGCTACCGGGAGGAGTGGCCCGCGCCAAGCATTTACCGACCGGCACCGTGCACGGCAACAGCTGGCCCCGGTACGGTGCGGACGTGCCCATCTACGCAATAGGCGAGCGCGTTCCTTCGATCGACCCAGAGGCCTACGTCCATCCTGATGCCACTGTCATCGGCGACGTCCGGATCGGAGCCCACAGCAGCGTGTGGCCCTCAGCAGTGCTGAGGGGCGACTACGGAACCATCCACGTCGGCGAAGCGACGTCGATCCAAGACGGCGCCATCATCCACGCCACTTCCGATCTCGACACCAGTATCGGGTCGTGGGTGGTCGTGGGGCACCTGGCCCACATAGAGGGCGCGACGGTGGAGGACCAGTCGTTGATAGGTGTCGGGTCGATCGTGCTCCACAGGGCCGTCGTCGAGCACGGCTCCACGGTCGCGGCAGGCGCCGTGATCACCAACGACATGCGGGTCCCGTCCGGCGCCCTCGCGGTGGGCGTACCGGCCTCGATCAAGCCGGACCGGTCGCACACCGGGCTCATCAAGCTGATGGCGCAGGTGTACGTCGAAAACACCGCTCGCTACAAGAAGGGCCTGCGCCGGCTCGATTGACCCGCCTCGCCGCCCTCTGGGGCGGGATGCGCTAGATGCCGATTCGCTGTGCGAGCAGCTCGCGGTGGTAGGTCGGGTCCCCGAAGAGCAGTTCCGAGCTCTTCGCCCGCTTGAAGTACAGGTGGGCGGGGTGCTCCCAGGTGAACCCGATACCGCCGTGGATCTGAATGTTCTCGGCGGTGGCGTGGAAGTACGCCTCGGAGCAATACGACTTGGCCAACGACGCCACGACCGGCAGTTCGTCGTTGTCCTCTGCCGCGGCCCAACCGGCGTAGTAGGCAGCGGACTTCGCCGATTCCACCTCGAGCAACATGTCGGCACACTTGTGCTTGATCGCCTGGAAGCTGCCGATCGGGCGTCCGAACTGCACGCGCACCTTGGCGTACTCAACGGCCATGTCCAGAACCTTCTGCGCGCCGCCGACCTGCTCGGCTGCCAGCGCCACCGCTGCCAGATCGAGCATCTTGGAGATGGCCGGCCACCCCTGCCCGTCGGTGCCCACCAGGCGAGCGGGGGTGGAGTCGAAGGTGAGCTTCGCCTGCTTGCGCGTCTGGTCCATGGTCGACAGCGGCGTGGCGGTGAAGCCGGGCGCTCCCTTGTCGACGGCGAACACCGAAACGCCGGCGGGTGTCCGGGCGGCGACAAGCACCAGGTCCGCGGTGTAGCCGTCGAGCACGTACAGCTTCTCGCCGGACAGTGTCCAGGTGTCCCCGGACCCACTCGCCTCGACGGTCACGCCTTCTTCGTCCCAGCGCCCGGAGGCCTCTGCGAGTGCGACGGTGGCGATCGTCGAGCCGCTTGCGATGCCTGGCAAGTAGTCCTTCTTCGCCGCGTCGTCTCCCGATACCAGGAGAAGGTTCGCTGCGAGAGCAACGCTGGAGAAGTACGGCGCGCACAGCAGAGCCCGCCCCATTTCCTCCAGGACCACGATCAGCTCGACGTACGAGTAGCCCGAACCACCGAATTCTTCAGGGATGATCAGCCCTTGCAGGCCCAGCTGGTCGCCCATCTGCGACCAGACCGCGGGGTCGTAACCTTCGGTGGTGTCCATGAGGCGGCGGACCTCCGCCTCCGGGGACTTGTCTTCCAGGAAGCGGCGGACCGCCTTCCGCAGTTCCTCTTGCTCCTCGCTGAAGGCGAAATTCACGCTTGGTCCCCCTCGGGCACTCGGTCGTCTGCAGGTAGTTTCTAGCCCATAGGCTGGTAAGGATGCACCCCGGAACCCTTCACTACGAGGACGGCCAGGCGGAGATCCACCGGCTCGTCGTCGGCCCCGTGGACAACAACGTCTTCATCCTCCGCTGCAGGCAGACCGGCGACGCGGTCCTGCTCGACGCCGCGAACGAGCACGAGAAGCTGATCGACCTCTGCTCCCGTCTCGGCGTACGCAAGGTCCTGGAGACCCACGGACACTGGGACCACATACAGGCGGTGCCGGCGGTGCGCGACGCCGGCTACGACGTGGGGGTGACGGCGGCCGACTCGGAGATGCTCCCAAGTTACGACTTCGTGCTCGAGGACGAGGCCGTCATAGGGGTCGGCCGGCTCCGGCTCCACACCATCGCGACGCCCGGCCACACTCCCGGCTCCATGTGCTTCAGGCTCGAAGGGTCCCCCGTCCTGTTCAGCGGTGACACCCTCTTCCCGGGCGGTCCCGGAGCGACCAAGTACCCGGGCGGGGACTTCCCGGCGATCATCCGGTCGATCGAGCACCGGCTGTTCGTCCCGCTTCCCGAGGACACGATCGTCATGCCTGGCCACGGGGCCGACACGACGATCGGCACCGAGCGGCCGCACCTTCAGGAGTGGATCGACAGAGGCTGGTAGACCACCCAGGGATCAGGACCCGGTGAGCGGGTGACGGGGCGCGTCCACGAGTTCCAGGTCTGCCGGCAATCCCTCGACCGAGACCTCGTCGCCTTCCACTGAGACCGTCACCTTGGCACCCGCAAGCGGGATGCGACCGACACGCAGCCGCCCGATCTGCTCGGGAAGTGCCGGGTGAAGCCAGACCTTGCCCCGGGGAACCCACGGGTCGAGCCGAAGCAATGTGCGCAGCATCAGCAACGGCGATGCCGCCGCCCAGGCTTGCGGAGAGCACGACGTCGGGTACGACACCACTAGCGGCAACTCCATCCGCTCGAGTCCGCTGAAGAGCTCGGGCAGGCGACCCCCCTGCGCCACTGCGGCGTCGAGGACGCCCATGATCACGCGCTGAGCCTCCCGCACGTAGCCGTATCGCATCAGGCCCGCCGCGACGATCGCGTTGTCGTGTGGCCATACCGAGCCGCAGTGGTAGCTGATCGGGTTGTAGCCCACCATCGAAGCCGCCAGGGTTCTGACACCCCAGCCGCTGAACATGTCGGGCCCGATCAACTTGCGCGCCACCTGGTCCGCCTTCTCCGCATCGAGAATCCCG from Acidimicrobiales bacterium encodes the following:
- a CDS encoding MBL fold metallo-hydrolase, which codes for MHPGTLHYEDGQAEIHRLVVGPVDNNVFILRCRQTGDAVLLDAANEHEKLIDLCSRLGVRKVLETHGHWDHIQAVPAVRDAGYDVGVTAADSEMLPSYDFVLEDEAVIGVGRLRLHTIATPGHTPGSMCFRLEGSPVLFSGDTLFPGGPGATKYPGGDFPAIIRSIEHRLFVPLPEDTIVMPGHGADTTIGTERPHLQEWIDRGW
- a CDS encoding alpha/beta fold hydrolase; amino-acid sequence: MTSPSGAFSIESGDATLAAYLARPAPSAAGGAGRHGLVLCHGFPSESNDSTVSSRGFEELADRLAADTGWVVLTFSFRGTSQSTGNFSLGGWLADLKAATDALLSAPGVDGAWLCGFAAGGALAICAAGEDPRVRGVAAFAAPADFGERAADARRFVAQARAVGVIRDPNFPPDLDAWARELREVRPLSLIGKIPPRPILLVHGANDEVIQVLDARALADAAGGEVELRVLPGAAHRLRHDPRAIAILIGWLDRQHL
- the thiE gene encoding thiamine phosphate synthase; this translates as MDDARQRPAVTALEGRRLYLCTADRPDLEDFLRECIRGGVDVVQLRDKRLDARDLISRAERAMAVCAEHGVPFVLNDRPDLALAAGADGVHVGQDDTPPAVARQILGPDAIVGLSTHALSEWAAAESEPVDYLSAGPVTPTPTKPGRPGTGVGYLREVASTPQGRLDGRPWFVTGGVTPETIPAMAAAGARRFVVVRYLTESGEPQSAARALRKVIDEQAGWGPAVCEPL
- a CDS encoding HhH-GPD-type base excision DNA repair protein encodes the protein MATLHLSGDAEADKLLSEDPLALLIGMVLDQQIPLERAFSSPKDLKDRLGGRLDAAEIADMDPDRLSAVFSERPALHRFPAANAKRVQDLCRIVVDGYEGSASNVWTTAATGDELLKRVRSLPGFGEQKARIFVALLAKQMGVRPKGWQAAAGKFGEKGSFLSVADITDGVSLGKVRAYKQQMKAAARAAASAP
- the aceE gene encoding pyruvate dehydrogenase (acetyl-transferring), homodimeric type is translated as MIFDGFSHQIPDVDPEETAEWVDSFDAVLDARGKTRARFLLMKLLERARENQVGFPATVSTPYVNTIPSGLEPWFPGDEHIERRIRAYIRWNAAIMVVRANHAAEGIGGHLATYASSASLYEVGFNHFFRGKDNGQAGDQVYFQGHAAPGIYARAFLEGRLSEEQLAYFRMELQGEKAGVGGLSSYPHPRWMPDFWEFPTVSMGLGPLSAVYQAHFNRYLQNRRIADTSGSRVWCFLGDGECDEPETLGALSLAGREQLDNLIFVVNCNLQRLDGPVRGNGKIIQELEATFRGAGWNVIKVVWGSKWDDLLARDVDGVLLNKMNTSVDGEYQKYATENGAYIREHFFGPDPRLRALVEHLSDDDLRNLPRGGHDYRKLYAAYKAATETTGQPTVILAKTIKGWTLGPEIEARNSTHQIKKMNAAQLKLLRDRLYLDEEIPDSALEKGEPPFFRPAPDSPEYQYMVERRRALNGSLPHRLVRSKPLPAPAEKALAEFDTGSGKRAVSTTMAFAVMLRNLLRDKGVGQRVVPIIPDEARTFGLDALFKEMKIYAPMGQLYEPVDSKLMLSYMEAKDGQILEEGISEAGGMADFTAAGTSYATWGQPMIPFFIFYSMFGFQRVGDLIWAFGDMRGRGFLLGATAGRTTLLGEGLQHDDGHSLVLASAVPNLQAYDPAFAFEVAAIIDDGIRRMYGPDPEDIFYYLTLYNENYQMPPKPDGIHDGILRGLYRFAAAPEGPPRRATILFSGSASQAALEAQRVLAEQHDVAAELWSATSYKALREDALSVERWNRLHPSLQPRVPYVTEALGGAEGPIVAVTDFMKAVPDQVARWVPGHFIPLGTDGFGLSDTREALRRHFETDAAHVVVAVLDGLLTTGEAKAKEVEDAIARYGIDADAPDPRLS
- a CDS encoding acyl-CoA dehydrogenase family protein; its protein translation is MNFAFSEEQEELRKAVRRFLEDKSPEAEVRRLMDTTEGYDPAVWSQMGDQLGLQGLIIPEEFGGSGYSYVELIVVLEEMGRALLCAPYFSSVALAANLLLVSGDDAAKKDYLPGIASGSTIATVALAEASGRWDEEGVTVEASGSGDTWTLSGEKLYVLDGYTADLVLVAARTPAGVSVFAVDKGAPGFTATPLSTMDQTRKQAKLTFDSTPARLVGTDGQGWPAISKMLDLAAVALAAEQVGGAQKVLDMAVEYAKVRVQFGRPIGSFQAIKHKCADMLLEVESAKSAAYYAGWAAAEDNDELPVVASLAKSYCSEAYFHATAENIQIHGGIGFTWEHPAHLYFKRAKSSELLFGDPTYHRELLAQRIGI
- the thiS gene encoding sulfur carrier protein ThiS, which codes for MEVIANGDPVRLADAATLPELFEAMGVGSKWVIVELNGEPVERSQMPSTVLHEGDRVELVRAVAGG
- a CDS encoding gamma carbonic anhydrase family protein; protein product: MPIYAIGERVPSIDPEAYVHPDATVIGDVRIGAHSSVWPSAVLRGDYGTIHVGEATSIQDGAIIHATSDLDTSIGSWVVVGHLAHIEGATVEDQSLIGVGSIVLHRAVVEHGSTVAAGAVITNDMRVPSGALAVGVPASIKPDRSHTGLIKLMAQVYVENTARYKKGLRRLD